The Fibrobacter sp. UWB5 genome has a window encoding:
- the rpmI gene encoding 50S ribosomal protein L35 produces MPKMKTHSGAKKRFRLTGSGHVKFKRAGMRHILAKMSTKRKRNLRKGALVKKVDVYHVKRLLVVA; encoded by the coding sequence ATGCCTAAGATGAAAACACACAGCGGTGCTAAGAAGCGCTTCCGCCTGACTGGCTCCGGCCACGTCAAGTTCAAGCGTGCTGGCATGCGCCACATTCTTGCCAAGATGTCCACGAAGCGTAAGCGTAACCTGCGTAAGGGCGCTCTCGTTAAGAAAGTTGATGTTTACCATGTCAAGCGTCTGCTTGTCGTTGCATAA